GTGCCAATTCGTGGCTAACTCACCACCCGGCAAGAAAGTTTTCTATTCAAATTCCTTCATAGCTTCATCTTCATTTTCTGCAATAGTAAAAATCGAGGTGAAACCGGAAATTTCAAAAACCTCGTGAATAAATTCTTTCATAGAGCAGAGAATGATTTTTTTATCTTTTTTATCCATTTTTTTTGCTGCGAGCAAAAGCGTACGCAGACCGGCACTACTAATATAATCAAGATTAGAAAAATCTACGAGAATATTATCATCTCCTTTATCAATCAAGGGCATCAACTCATTTTCCATTTGGCTCGCCGTATTTGAGTCCAATCTTCCGATTATGTTCAGTATAAGAACATTTCCTTTTTTTTCTTGTTTGATTTCCATTTATTTCCTCCGAAATATTTTTTTTATGAAATTTCTAATTGTTTGTTTTTTTTGTCAATGTTAAAATGTTTCTATTTCCACGGCGCTCATAATGAACATTGTCAACGAATTTTTTTACGAGGTGGATGCCCAATCCTCCGATGGGTTTTTTCTCCATTGGTTTATCAATATGATTGGGTTTTGAAATATTCAGCGGATTAAAGTAAACACCTTCATCTTCGATTTGCATTGTTAATTCTTGCTTCTCATTGCTAAAAGTTATTGATATCAGAATTTCATGCTCTTCGTCATCCTCAAAGCCATAAGAAATAATATTTGTTACAAGTTCATCCAGCGTGAGGTTTAGAGTGAAGATAAATTTGTTGCTCAATTTATTTTCTTCGCAAAATTCTTCGATCAGCACATTTGAGCGGGAAATTTCCGCAAGGTCATTCTTCATTTTAATTACTAAATTGTTTTCCATATTAAATATTTTTCACCACGAAATCTACAACCCAAAAATACGTTTTTTATTTCTCCGCTGATAATGTGGAAAAATTTGATAATAACCATGATTTTTCTCTAGGCAAAATGATTCGACGCAGAAAAACACTGATTCGGTAGATAAACGCTGATACTAATCTTTTTGTAATTAAATTTTTTATCTGCGTAAATCATTTTTTTTCAGCGTTCATCTGCGTCCAATCTATACTTTACGGACAGACTCTAATTATCTTGAAAATATTTGAATACCAGCATTGTTATGTCATCCGATTGCTCGGCGTCCTGAGTGAATTTTTTNNNNNNNNNNNNNNNNNNNNNNNNNNNNNNNNNNNNNNNNNNNNNNNNNNNNNNNNNNNNNNNNNNNNNNNNNNNNNNNNNNNNNNNNNNNNNNNNNNNNTTCTTCCGATTAATTTGGATAATTTACTGAATTGAACTTTGTTGGGTTATGGAAAAGACGGATCTGATAATACGTCCAGTTCGAAAACTCTCGCTAATTTGCCCTAGTTTAATTGATTGAATTGTGAAATTTACATCATATCCTGCCAAATCGGATAGTTCGGAAGCGGGTATCGTATATTCTCCACTTTGCCAGAATTGGGAGGGAATTTCGATTATTCCGGTGCCACTTTCTTCGTCAGTGTTATAGTCCCAAACAATTTGCATTGAATCGCTGGAAGCAGCTGCCCATTGAATATCCATATCTAAACCATGATCATGTTCTTCGGGTAGTACAAACTCATAAAGTTCTGCAGATTGTGTAGTTACATAAGCGTCGTAAGTGTCACCATTGCTCATGGTTATCACAACATGATAAGTTACGTCATTATTTACGGCGATGTCGGTGGTTTCATAATAATAACCTCCAAGAATGTTTTGCTTTAGATCAAGGTTAGTATCCCCCACCCGAACTCCGCCATCTTCGATCCTTACCAAATTAAAATTTTTATCATAAAGATGTGCAGTAGCTATGTGTATGACTGAGCGAGTTTCGTAGTTGATATTCTTCTCAAGGGTGATATCCGGGGCAATCAGGGATGGATCATCTAGTTCTTCATCGGAGAGGGGGGAATCACAAGTGGATAAAAACAGGGTGATGACAAGAATCAATAGGGGTGATATTTTTTTTAGATATTTTTTCATATTCATACTTTTTCTCCTTACATAATTTTTACTTCTTCTAATGGTTTTGACAAAATAATGTCAAGAAAAATAGGAAGTTTGCATCCCTTTCCCCTTACAAAAAAAGCCGATGGGTAGGGATGAACCCATCGGCATATGGTTTTTCGGCGTATTGCCGCATTTACTTAGTGTCTATCCGTAAACTCGCATTTTTGCAATGATTCTACGAATGTGATTCGACGCAGATAAACCCCAAGTGGAATATAAATGCAAAAACATTCCACAGGGCAAGTACTGATTATGCTGATGAACCACTGTTGAATAATAAAATACAAAGCATTCAACGGGGATATTACACTTTTTACAAAAAAATATTATCTTGCGAAAATCGATTTTTTCAGCGTGATGTTGTTTATCACATTCATCTGCGTCCAATCTATACTTTACGGACAGACTCTATTTACTGTCTATCCGTAAAGTAGCCTTTTCGAGAAGTCACGGACCATTCCGTGACTAATTTAAAAAATTATCTATTAAGTTAATTAGCGTTATATTTGTGAGTTGGAAAAACTTAAGTCAAGTTCAAAAAAACGGAACTTAACTCAAGATTTTCCTTTACGGACAGACTCTATTTAGAGGGGGATAAATTTATTCGAAGATAAACAGCCAATTATTCTGATTAAAATAATCATTTTGCACTTTGCGGAAAGCAGAATAATCGGAAACAGGAACTCGATTTGTCTCGAATTGAAATTCCGTTGAGAATGAAACAGTATTATTTTCAACGGAACTAACGATATTAAAATCCGCCAACCTATTTTTATCAGATTTTCCCTGCGGGGAATATTGCAAATCAAAATCCGCTGGAATTTGTATTGAAGCGTTAAACTTGTATTCCCGTTTTGTGCCAAGCATCAGATCATAATCTCTTTCCTTGAGTGTAGAAAAATCAGAAACATCCGCACCGCGAATACCGAGTTTTGGAATCGAAAGTTTCAGCCTTTTTCCCTGTTTGGTCAGATAATTGGGAGATTCGAATTGAAGGCTGACTTTCATTGTTTTCTTCAGATTTTCAGGATTTGTAAAAGTGTAATTTACAATATCTGTTCCACCACGAATGCCGGCTGCGATACTTGCAAATAGAATATCCAGCTCATCGGAATTTTTATATCTAAGCTGATTTCTAACTAACCTATCAAAATATCCGGTGGCAGTTACCTCGAAAGTTCCGCGAAGAGTTCCTTCTTCATCTAAAGAAGCATTTAATTTTACAAGAGATTTACTGGCATCAATAGGGGTTTGAGGGGTAGTGATAAATTCAAATTTTTTGGGAGAGATTGCAATTGCTTGTCTGTTTTGGAATCGTTCTGAGAGCCAATTTGGTTTGCAAAAAGCGGTCATCGGATCAATGTAATTTGTTTTCCCATTCAATTTGTAAGCAACGAGAATATTTTTCATCAACGAGGGAACAGGAAGGGTTTTTTGTAAATCAGCGATTTGATTTGCAGCAACAAGAACCGGATAGGCATCCACATTTGTTGCCTGCAATAATGCGGTAAGCAAAACTGCTTTATCCTGAGGATCGCCGTATCTGTTGTCCAATATTTTTTTGGCATCAGTAGGCTCGAAACCGCTTTCTCCGAAACCAAGATAAATACTGCGGATATTCTGTTTTACAAAGATTGCAATATTCTCGATGGTTTCTTCTGTACTTTCTCCGACAATCTTTTTGAGCTGCTTTTTAATTGACCGAGAAACCTTGGCCGCATCAAAGAAATTTTTTTGGTAATTATCCACAAATTCGTCCCAATCAGGATAAAATGTAAGGCGAAGTTCAGGGGATATTTCTGCAAGTGAAGGCATGTTCTGTTCGGCTTTGATTTTTGCCATATCGTTCATTTCGAATTTGTAAGTGATCAAATCTCCGCTTTTAATGATTTTCGGTTTCAAGTCTGTTTTAATGGATCTGAAAACGAATTTATCTTTATCTTCTATGGGAAAAGTTATGGAAACAATTTTCTTTTTTATCGGTTCGCGAGTTTGAAGAGTGATATTGGCAGCGAAAGGTTTTTCCATCTCTTTTTCGGAAATAATGCGATAATTGTATTCAATAATAGCATTGGGTTCAAGTGCCGGAAATGAAATCACTTGCATTTTTAGGTTGGTGTATTGAGAAGCGTAACCCACTTCCGGGGCGCTCACAAGAGAAACACCACTCTCTTCCGGCTCGATGATCTCACCGGCAGGAGTGAGAGTGTGAGCGGAAATGATCTCGAATTTTTGGGAATCTTCATCAAAACGAGCTTGGATATCACCTTTTTCTTCTCGTCCCCGTTTCTCAAGGATTTTGATCCTCAGAAATCGTTCCTTTATCATTTTCATATCTTTGTCTATATGAAAAGAAAGGCTGTCCACGAGGGTTACAGAAGCTGCGTTTTTATAATTATCATCCGCAACAAGAATGCCTGCGATAAATGATAATACTATCAGGAGAATAATTAACTTTTTCATTACTCATCTCCATTCTTGTGCAAGACGACTTCCTGTCCACTCTTTTCGGAAATCAAATCAATTATTTTTTTCATTTTTATATATTCTTCAGGGGGAAAAATATAGTCATTAAAAGAGTTTGTGATCGTGTGAGAAATGAATCCTTTCCCGGTTTTATAATCACTCGAAATGCTGAAGCCTTCTGTGGATTCGTTGATTGGTTCCGGTAAATTTTCTATAGTATAACCCTCCGGAAAGAATATTTTTTCCTTCACTTCTGTTTGCATAGTTGTAAACATAGATAAGGGATAATTTCTTTCATCCAACGCAAACGGATTTCCACCCCCACCGATTGCGGCAGTACCTGATGTGCCTTTGCTGGAGAATGGTAATGAGAAAGAAAGTTCGTCTTTGAGTTTCAAACCATAATTTTCTGCGGAGAATTCTACTGTGATCTCCAACGGTTTGTTCAAATCTTCAGGATCGGAATAATAAAATGTGTCTATTTCAGCATTTTCTATCATTTGCCCGACAATCATTTGGAAGATCATTTTTCTTCGATCTGCAGGTAATTTTGTAAGAATCTGCCGAAAAGCCATCCCCATCAAACCGGTAAGAGTAAACTTGGCTGTTTCCGAGAAACTGCCATCATCGGAAATATACCCGACCGCATCTATGGCGAACATGTTCTCACTTGCAGGAACTTTGGGTGTGAGTAAAATATCTTCTCCTTCCGGTGTGCAAATAAGTGCGGTTTTATTTTGCTCGATGGACATGAGGAACTCACTGGTATTTTCTGCGGTTGCATCGATAAAAAGCCAAGTTCCATCCGGATTTCTTACTGCGGTAATAGCGTGATTAAATTGGGCAACGTGGGGAATATCCATTTCCACATTTTGCATCGGATTGATAAGCACGGTATAGGCTTCGAAACCGGCTTTTTGAATCATTGCAGCGAGAAGAGCAGCTTTATCTCGACAAACTCCATATTTATTTTTAAAGGTTTGAGGAGCGGGAAAAGGCTCATAACCACCTTTTTCACCAGTCATTTCCGTCCCGATGTATCTGATATTTTGGGATACATAATAATACAAAGCACGCAAAATGTCGTCTCGCGTTTCCGCACCTACAAGAAGACTGTCTATCACCAAATCCATTTCCGGAGTAGTGATCATCTTTTCTTCGCAAAGACCATAATACCACTTTGACCAGGACTTCCAAGAATCTACGGAAGAGATGATCACTTTTTTGCAGACATCGGGAATTGGTGGCATCAGCGGTTCTTGAACAATTGACGGAATATTTTTCACCACCCATTTATAATAATAATTTCCATCTCTTACTTTTTTTTCGAAATTGATAGAACCGCTGACATCATTTTTGATTAAACTATTCAAAGCCATTTCAGAATTAATAGTTAGGGTGGCTCTATGAATCGGATTGTTTCCCTCAAAAATAGAAACCGTATTGAAATTGTTTTCCATTGGAGGATTATTTGTAAAAATTTTCACAAGATATTCTACGCTTGAGCCTTCTTTGATATTCGGGAAAATAATCTTTTTCATCCTAACGTTTGGAAGGTAGAATTGTTGAACAGCAGGAATAACCATATCTTGAATATCTTCTTTGGGTATTTCAATGACAGAGCCATCGGGATTAATCACTTTTGCCGAGATCACAGAAACGGAATCATACTTTGCAAAATATCCGAATGTTGCTTCGGAAAACATGGCTTTTCCTTTCATCGAAAGTATTTTTACAATTTTGTGCTGAGTTGCAACAGATTTTCCGGATTCTTCCAGATTGATGCCGGTGCTGTCTGTAACAATTACGGCATCTGCATCTGCGTAAGATTGGCGGTTATAGTTTTGCAAATAAGAATAATTGATCTTTTTTGCACAACCGAAAAGCAAAATGGGAATTATTACGATTAATACTAATTTTTTCCACGATAGATTGGGTTTAAACTTCTTTTGTAACATAATTTTCTCCTGATATTATTTGAGTCGTTTGATCGTAACATCTATATTCATGAAGGTCGGTAATTCCATATCTCCCTGGAGTGAACCACTTATCTCGGTGCTACCCTCCATAGCAGCGTGAGATTTTTGGGAGACGACAAAACCGTTTTCCGTAGAACATTGGATGGTGCTGCTACTTGTACCGGAAAGTATGGATTTGATATCCATTCCACTTTTTTCAACCTGGGAATTAATAGAAAATTCCGATTCGACAGATATTGTGAGAGTGTTAATTTTATCTTTTCCCAGTTTCATTCCTCTGAAAGTATAAATAGATTTTGTGCTGGACTCATCGTCTGAGCGCTCAATATTCCAGGTTTCACCGGATTT
This genomic stretch from Candidatus Cloacimonadota bacterium harbors:
- a CDS encoding STAS domain-containing protein, with translation MEIKQEKKGNVLILNIIGRLDSNTASQMENELMPLIDKGDDNILVDFSNLDYISSAGLRTLLLAAKKMDKKDKKIILCSMKEFIHEVFEISGFTSIFTIAENEDEAMKEFE
- a CDS encoding ATP-binding protein; translation: MENNLVIKMKNDLAEISRSNVLIEEFCEENKLSNKFIFTLNLTLDELVTNIISYGFEDDEEHEILISITFSNEKQELTMQIEDEGVYFNPLNISKPNHIDKPMEKKPIGGLGIHLVKKFVDNVHYERRGNRNILTLTKKTNN
- a CDS encoding DUF3857 domain-containing protein yields the protein MKKLIILLIVLSFIAGILVADDNYKNAASVTLVDSLSFHIDKDMKMIKERFLRIKILEKRGREEKGDIQARFDEDSQKFEIISAHTLTPAGEIIEPEESGVSLVSAPEVGYASQYTNLKMQVISFPALEPNAIIEYNYRIISEKEMEKPFAANITLQTREPIKKKIVSITFPIEDKDKFVFRSIKTDLKPKIIKSGDLITYKFEMNDMAKIKAEQNMPSLAEISPELRLTFYPDWDEFVDNYQKNFFDAAKVSRSIKKQLKKIVGESTEETIENIAIFVKQNIRSIYLGFGESGFEPTDAKKILDNRYGDPQDKAVLLTALLQATNVDAYPVLVAANQIADLQKTLPVPSLMKNILVAYKLNGKTNYIDPMTAFCKPNWLSERFQNRQAIAISPKKFEFITTPQTPIDASKSLVKLNASLDEEGTLRGTFEVTATGYFDRLVRNQLRYKNSDELDILFASIAAGIRGGTDIVNYTFTNPENLKKTMKVSLQFESPNYLTKQGKRLKLSIPKLGIRGADVSDFSTLKERDYDLMLGTKREYKFNASIQIPADFDLQYSPQGKSDKNRLADFNIVSSVENNTVSFSTEFQFETNRVPVSDYSAFRKVQNDYFNQNNWLFIFE
- a CDS encoding DUF3857 and transglutaminase domain-containing protein — protein: MLQKKFKPNLSWKKLVLIVIIPILLFGCAKKINYSYLQNYNRQSYADADAVIVTDSTGINLEESGKSVATQHKIVKILSMKGKAMFSEATFGYFAKYDSVSVISAKVINPDGSVIEIPKEDIQDMVIPAVQQFYLPNVRMKKIIFPNIKEGSSVEYLVKIFTNNPPMENNFNTVSIFEGNNPIHRATLTINSEMALNSLIKNDVSGSINFEKKVRDGNYYYKWVVKNIPSIVQEPLMPPIPDVCKKVIISSVDSWKSWSKWYYGLCEEKMITTPEMDLVIDSLLVGAETRDDILRALYYYVSQNIRYIGTEMTGEKGGYEPFPAPQTFKNKYGVCRDKAALLAAMIQKAGFEAYTVLINPMQNVEMDIPHVAQFNHAITAVRNPDGTWLFIDATAENTSEFLMSIEQNKTALICTPEGEDILLTPKVPASENMFAIDAVGYISDDGSFSETAKFTLTGLMGMAFRQILTKLPADRRKMIFQMIVGQMIENAEIDTFYYSDPEDLNKPLEITVEFSAENYGLKLKDELSFSLPFSSKGTSGTAAIGGGGNPFALDERNYPLSMFTTMQTEVKEKIFFPEGYTIENLPEPINESTEGFSISSDYKTGKGFISHTITNSFNDYIFPPEEYIKMKKIIDLISEKSGQEVVLHKNGDE